A segment of the Tissierella sp. genome:
GGAAAGGGTCAAATTCTTTCTGATGGATCTTTGCAATCCCTTAGAAACACTGTATCTAAAGATAGAAGATTGATTATAGATTTTGATGAAGGAGTAAATGGTTTCTCCATAGAAGGGGTAACACATATCAGTCAAGAAGAAAACAGACTTATACTTGATTTCAATCCAGAGATAATAACTCCTGCAGATTTAATAACATTTTTATCCTCCAACTATAATATAACAGATATCCTAATAGAAAATCCTCCAATAGAAGAAATAATCGCCAAAATATATGGGGAGCTGAAAATATGAAGGCCTTCATATCCATTATAAAAATCAGATTTAATTTATTATTACAATATAGAACAGCGGCCTATGCAGGTATGGTAACACAATTTTTCTTTGGAATGGTTATGGTTATGGTGCTCCATGGATTTTATAGTTCAAGTTCCACCAGCCTTATGCCAATTAGTTACAGCTCTGCAATTACTTACATTTGGCTAGGTCAAGGAATGCTTGCTATGCTACCTTGGAATGGAGATGCTGAAGTCCAAAATCTAATTAGAACGGGAAATGTCAGTTATGAACTCATTAGACCAATGAATCTATATAATTATTGGTTTGCTAGAGCTTTTGCTTTAAGAACAGCCCCAACCTTACTTAAGTCTATACCCCTATTTCTTGTAGCATTATTATTGCCAAGAGAATATGGTATGAGCCTTCCACCTAATATATTAGCTTTCCTAGGCTGGATTATAACTAGCTTTGGAGCCCTTTTGATTTCTTGCACCATAACTAATATAATCAATATGACAACCTTATATTCTTTATCAGGAGATGGAATACAGAGGCTATTATCAACCATAGTTACCCTATGTTCGGGTATGATAGTACCCTTGCCATTGTTTCCTGATAATCTGAGAAGTATATTAAACTTATTACCCTTTGGTGGATTAGTAGATATTCCAGCTAGGTTTTTCACAGGGGAGATTCCATTCAATCAATTAATAGAGTATTTCATATTTCAATGTGTTTGGGCAATTTTACTCTATATCTTGGGTCAATGGATTTTAAATAGAAAAATAAAAGATTTAATAGTACAAGGAGGCTAAAACCATGGATAGTATAAAACTATATTTAAAATATATTAAATTTAGTATAGAATCTCAACTCCAGTACAAGGCTTCCTTCATTATGATGTCTATTGGTCACTTTTTAATAACCTTTATTGAATTTCTTGGCATATGGGTATTATTCCAAA
Coding sequences within it:
- a CDS encoding ABC-2 family transporter protein: MKAFISIIKIRFNLLLQYRTAAYAGMVTQFFFGMVMVMVLHGFYSSSSTSLMPISYSSAITYIWLGQGMLAMLPWNGDAEVQNLIRTGNVSYELIRPMNLYNYWFARAFALRTAPTLLKSIPLFLVALLLPREYGMSLPPNILAFLGWIITSFGALLISCTITNIINMTTLYSLSGDGIQRLLSTIVTLCSGMIVPLPLFPDNLRSILNLLPFGGLVDIPARFFTGEIPFNQLIEYFIFQCVWAILLYILGQWILNRKIKDLIVQGG